The sequence GTGTTCAGCTTGATCACGGCGGGATCCGCGGGCTGTTCGCCGGGGACGTAGGCGGACATTTTCCGGATGCAGTTTCTGATGAGCGCGCTCATTTATTTGAATCGGATCAGGGCGGAATTGACGTGGGCATCCATGTTTTCGGCGCCGCCGACGGTTTTTATGATTTCCAGCGTGTTAAGGAGGTCGGCCCGGGTGAAGGCTATTACGCTGGTGCGTTTAAGAAAATCGTCGGCGGTCAGCCCCGAGAACATTGCCGCCGTGCCGCCGGTCGGTAAAACGTGGCTGGGACCGGCGGCATAGTCGCCCGCGCATTCAGGGGAATACGGGCCGATAAACACCGCGCCGGCGTTCCGCACTTTTTTAAGCCAGTTGCGCGGCTCCCGGACCATGATTTCAAGGTGTTCCGGCGCAAAACGATTGCACAGCTCCATGCCCGCGTCAAGCGTGTTGACCGTAACCAGCATGGTCCCGTTCGCGAGCACTTTCCCGATGGCGGCGCGCCGGCCCAGATAATTTATCTGTTGCATGATTTCATCGCGGACGGCGGAGACAAGCCTTTCCGACGGTGTAACCAGCAGTGTTTTTTCAAAACCCGTGCCGTGCTCGGCCTGGGAAAGCAAGTCGGCGGCCACGGCTTCCGGCGGCGCGGAATCATCAGCCATAATCGCGATTTCGCTTGGACCGGCCACAAGATCAAGGGCCACTTCCCCATAGACCAGGCGCTTGGCGGCGGTAACGTATTGGCCGCCTGGTCCGACTATTTTCTGGACTTTGCCGATGGTCTGTGTGCCGTACGCCAAGGCGCCGATCGCCGGAACGCCGCCGATCTTGTAGATTTCGGTTGCCCCGGCCATTTCCAGCGCCACCAGCAGGAAAGGATTCATTTGGGACGGGGAGCCGACGGGCGAACAGGCGGCAATCTCGGGCACGCCGGCCGCTTTTGCCAGGGTGGCTGTCATCAAAGCCGTGGACACGAGAGGGGCCTGTCCGCCGGGAATGTAAATGCCGACCCGTTCCAGAGGCGCGAATTGTTCGCCCAGCATGCCGCCTTTCGGCGAAGGCATGAACCAGTTTTTTTTCATTCCGGCCCTGGCGAAGGCCATGATCCGCCGGTGCGCTTCGCGGACCGCCGCGATAAAGGTGTTGCCCGTTTTTTCGCGGGCTTCATTCATTTCCCGCGGGCTGACCCGCAGGGAGCCGGCGGTGAGATGGCAGGCGTCATATTCGCGCGCAAAACGGATCACGGCCCCGTCGCCTTCCTGCCGGACGGCATTCAGGATTTCCCGCGCCGATTCCTCCGCTTTGCGGTCAATGGCCGGCCGTTTGAGAAAGGCGAGGACGCATTCCGGCTGGTTATCCGGCGCCCATTTGGCGGTTTGAATGTTTATTGATTCTTCCGCTGACATTTTGCTTTCAGATTTGCCGTTTCCGGCTGACAACCAAATCCATTCATACAATAAGGCCGTTTCCGAAAAGATCAAGTTTCAAATGGGGAGCGGGAGGCAAGAAAGCATCCGCAAATGTTTTCACTGGCAGGTTATGGTCACGGCGCCTTCGCCGGCCTGCGCGGGGCAGGCCGGGCGGAGTAGGTAAAGCCTTTTGACGATTTCCCGGCAAAGGTCCGGCGCACAACCGGATGGTTCGGCCAATACCTGTTCAACCTGTCCGTCGGCGTTGAGGCGTATTTCCGCGCGGATGGACCAGGGTTTTTGTCCGCCGAAGGGGATAATATCCTGAAAATAGT is a genomic window of Kiritimatiellia bacterium containing:
- the hisD gene encoding histidinol dehydrogenase — encoded protein: MSAEESINIQTAKWAPDNQPECVLAFLKRPAIDRKAEESAREILNAVRQEGDGAVIRFAREYDACHLTAGSLRVSPREMNEAREKTGNTFIAAVREAHRRIMAFARAGMKKNWFMPSPKGGMLGEQFAPLERVGIYIPGGQAPLVSTALMTATLAKAAGVPEIAACSPVGSPSQMNPFLLVALEMAGATEIYKIGGVPAIGALAYGTQTIGKVQKIVGPGGQYVTAAKRLVYGEVALDLVAGPSEIAIMADDSAPPEAVAADLLSQAEHGTGFEKTLLVTPSERLVSAVRDEIMQQINYLGRRAAIGKVLANGTMLVTVNTLDAGMELCNRFAPEHLEIMVREPRNWLKKVRNAGAVFIGPYSPECAGDYAAGPSHVLPTGGTAAMFSGLTADDFLKRTSVIAFTRADLLNTLEIIKTVGGAENMDAHVNSALIRFK